Genomic segment of Amphibacillus xylanus NBRC 15112:
GAATTTACCTTGAACGTATGCTGTATCTGAATATAAAGGTCGCCAAAAGTCCATCGCATCGTCTGTCTGATATACACTTGGACTCTCAATTGTCATTAGTTTCGGATCACGAGCGATAACCATCGCTACTGCCCCTGCACCTTGAGTGATTTCTCCACCTGTATTTAAACCATAGCGAGAAATATCTGAAGCAAGTACTAATACACGGCTATCTGGATTTAAGGCGACATGCCCTTTAGCTATTTGAATGCCAGCTGTAGCACTATAGCATGCTTGCTTAATCTCGATTGAACGAGCTGATTTTTTTAAGCCTAATAAATCATGCGCAAATATTCCGGCAGCTTTAGAATGGTCGACTCCCGTTTCAGTTGCAAAAATAACATAATCTATTTTATCAATATCATCTTGAGTTAAAATTCTCAATGCCGCATTTGCAGCTAAAGTTACTGAGTCCTGTGTTTTGGGTGCTACTGCCATTTTTTCTTGTCCAATACCTACTTTAAATTTACCTGGCTCAACACCTCTAGCCTCAGCTAAATCACCAGTATCAATATACATTGCTGGTGTATAAAAGCCTATTTTGTCAATTCCAATTTTCATTTCGGTCACTTCCTTTAAATATTTACTTCATAAATAAAGTAAAACGATAATTATAACAGGCTAAATTAAATTCTTAAGTATACTTTAACATGAATAAATAAATTTCACTAATTATTATTACGGTTTTATAGATAAAAAGCAATTTAAATATATTAAATGAATAACTCACGAAAATCTGTTAAAATTGAATAGTAACTTCTAAGCTGAAAAAGGAGTTGTTTATAATGGAAGAAATCGTAATAGTTAGTGCTGTACGTACACCAATTGGAAAATTCGGTGGTGCTTTAAAAGATATTTCTGCGCGACAATTAGGTGCAATTGTAGTTAAAGAAGCAATTAAGCGCGCTAAATTAGATCCATCTGATATTGACCAAGGAATTTTTGGACAAGTGTTACAAGCTGGATCAGGTCAAAATGTGGCTCGTCAAATATTAGTAGATGCAGATGTTCCTTACTCAAAGCCTGCGATGACCATCAATGAAGTTTGTGGCTCTGGATTAAAAGCTATCATTCTAGGTAGTCAACAAATTCAACTTAACCAAGCAGAAATAGTTGTCGTTGGTGGTGTTGAAAGTATGAGCAATGCCCCTCATATCCTACCAAATTACCGCTTTACCAAAGAGCTAGAACAAAAAAATCTGATTGATTCAATGATTCATGATGGTTTGACAGACGCATTTAGTCACATGCATATGGGTATTACTGCGGAAAATGTAGCAAAGAAATATAATGTTACTAGAGAAGAACAAGATCAATTTGCACTAAATTCTCAACATAAAGCTCAACGTGCTCAAGAAACAGGTAAGTTTAAAGACGAGATTGTCCCTGTTCCTGTTATATCTGAGACTGGAGATGAGGTACTATTTGATCAAGACGAACATATTAGAAAAGATGTTAAAATAGAAGATTTAGCTAAACTTAGAACTCCTTTTCTTGAAGGTGGTACTGTAACTGCTGGTAATGCTTCTGGAATTAACGATGGTGCAGCAGCATTAATCTTAATGAAAAAATCAACAGCCGAGAAACGAGGACTAAACTATTTTGCAACAATTAAGGATTACGCTGAGATTGGTATGGATCCAAGCTTAATGGGCTATAGCCCTTATCTATCAATTAACAAACTCGTTGAAAAAGCTCAAATCGATCTTAATCAAGTTGATTTATTTGAAATTAACGAAGCCTTTGCAGCACAAAGTATTCCAGTTGTTCGCGATTTAGGGATTGACCCTAACAAAGTCAATGTAAATGGTGGCGGAATCGCTCTTGGTCACCCTATCGGTGCTTCCGGAGCAAGAATCGTCGTGACACTCCTTCACGAAATGAATAAGACGGATGGAAAATTAGGAATCGCTAGTCTTTGTGTCGGTGGCGGAATTGGTGTATCTATGCTTGTTGAACGATAAAATAGTAAAAAGCTAAAGATTGATAAATATTAATCTTTAGCTTTTTTCATGATCAGATTTTTCAATGTTTAGTAAAGCTTGCTTTAATGCTAGACCTGAACGAAAACCTGTTAATTTATTATTTTTACCAATTACACGGTGACAAGGCACAACGATAAGGAGTGGATTTTGTCCAATCGCACGACTGACTGCTCGAGTTGCGGTTGGACGATTCATACGTTGTGCGAGTTCACTATAGCTCAATGTCTCACCATATGGAATGTCCTGAAGATAACGCCAAACATTTTTTTGAAAGTCAGTACCTTTTTGATCGATTGCGAAATCAAATGTTTTAAGCTCGCCAGCAAAATATTTAACTAATTGTTCAGTTTCGGCTACAAATAGCTGGTCATTTTGAATCAGTTGAAAATGATTAAATCTTTTTTTAAACCAGTTATCTGCAAAATGATTCGCCCTATCTATGTCTGTCTCAATTAGCGTTAACCCATGTTTTGTCTTATATAATGTTAATTGATAATCTTGGATATTAATTGTCGTGTAATGAATCATGGTCTGAGACATTTCATCTCTCCCTTTAAATAAATCTAAATGATTTAATGCTCCCATTGTACAGTTATTGCGCAAATTTAAAGACAATTCCGATGATAGCTGATAATGCAATAAAAAAGATTGGATGTAAATGTTTTATTCGCTTATATCTCATTAAGAGAAAAATAACAATCGCCAAGACAAGTGCCTTCCAATTAACAAATCCTACCCAATCATTAAATTCTCTTAATTGATTGAAATCGAATAAATCAATCCAAACAACCGAGAACCCCGCTGCAGCGATAAGAGCAGTTGAAGCGGGTCTTAATCCATAAAATGCAGCATCTACAATATGATTATCTCTAAATCTCGTTAGAAAACGAGCTATGATTAAAATTATTATAATGGATGGTGTTACTAGTCCTAATGTAGCAATAATTCCACCGAAATAGCCTGCAGTTAGATGACCTGTATATGTAGCCATATTAATGCCGATCGCTCCTGGAGTTGATTCAGATATAGCGATCATATCAGCAAGCTGTTCATGGCTAAACCAGCCCATTCTATCAGACATATCGTATAAAAACGGTAATGTGGCTAGACCACCACCAACTGCAAATAAACCAGCTTTAAAAAACTCATAAAACAGTTGTAAATATATCATTTTTCAAGTCTCCTTTCTTGCCATTTTGCGATAACACCAAGTACTCCAGCCATAACAACAAATAATGCCGGGGACCAGGTTGTGAAAATGGAAAGTGAAAATACAAGGAGAAAGATTAAAAGTCCTACTTTATCCACAACTGAGCTTTTCCATAGCTTTAATACAGCATTTAAAATTAAAATATAAACACTAACACGGATTCCAGCAAATGCGTTTTGTATAACGGTAGAATCTGAGAAATTACGCATGAACATTGCTATTAATGTAATGATTATGTATGAAGGAAATACTAAACCTAGTGTTGCAATGATTCCGCCTAACACCCCTCGCTGTTTTTGTCCGATAAATGTTGCTGTGTTAACTGCAATGATACCCGGTGTTGTCTGACCAATCGCAAAATAGTCAATCATTTCTTCTTCTGTTGCCCATTTCTTTGCTTCTACCACTTCTTTTTGTAAGATTGGTAGCATTGCATAACCGCCACCAAACGTTAATAAGCCTACACGTGAAAAAGTTAAAAATAAATCCAGATAAATTTTCAACATCATCCCCCTAACTATCTTTTCTTTATCATTTAAATACTAATAAAAGCTTACGGATTAATGACTCGAATGTCAAATAGTATCGAATTATAGGTTAATAAAGTGATATCTAACATAAATTTAATCATAAAAAAAACGCACTATGAATTTAAAGTTAAACTCAGTGCGCTTGTCAGACGTAGTTTTTATTTTGTCAAAAAAAATCATCGATATCATCAAATATAGGGTCAAATTCCGAAGAGAACTCCGTTAAATAATCATAACTACTGGTAAATATATTGTCTTGTCGTAGATTAAGCTCATCAACAACATAGAAATGAAAAAAGATTTCATAAAAACTGAGCACAATCGTTGAAATAAACGCTGCTATAAGTTGATCACCGCCAAACTTGATCAGTCCTAGCATTGAAAAAATTAGCACAAAATTAGCGACAAGATCAAACATCGTTGCGATAAAATTATTTGTTCGTCCTAAGATAATAATATCGCCAACATAATAAATCAGTAAACTAATCAAACTTACAAAGATAATTTGACTGATTGATATTCCATAAGCTATTCCTAAAACTAAATATAATAAGATTAATGTAGCAGCATACTTGATGCTTAATAATTTTATATGTGCCATCCTATCACCTCCATAGCATTAGGATGGCACAGTTCGACAAATTTATACATTTACAAGGAGTAAAATGTTGCTTATTTTAATACTTCCCAAATATCATTTGTGTAGCTTAGTGGATCCTCAATAGGCAATCCCTCAATTAGTAACGCTTGATTATATAAAATGTTTGTTAGTTTCTCAAATTTCTGATTGTCTTTATTAAAGGCAAGTTTTAGAGATTCAAAAATATCATGATTCGTATTAATTTCTAAGATCTTATTAGCTTTAATACCTTGATTATCAGGCATCATGCTTAATACTTTTTCCATTTCAATCGAAATTTCACCTTCATTTGTTAAGCAGACAGGATGTGATTTTAATCGTTTAGAACGTCGAACATCAGTTACTTTATCTTTAAGAACCTCTTTCATTTGATCAAAAAGATTTTTCTCTTCGTCTGTTAACTTTTCTTCTTTTTCGTCTTGCTCATCATTTAGGTCAAGATCTCCGCTCGATACAGATTTAAATGTCTTACCTTTATATTCATTTAACATTTTAATTGCAAATTCATCGATATCCTCTGTTAAGTACAGTATTTCAAAGCCTTTCTCTTGAACCATTTCAGTTTGAGGTAAGCGCTCAATTCTGGCATTCGTTTCACCAGTTGCATAATAAATGACTTCTTGTCCTTCTTTCATTCGTTCAACATATTCAGCAAGCGAAACGAGTTTCTTTTCAGTTGAAGAATAGAATAGTAGTAAATCTTGTAAATCGTCTTTATTCTGTCCGAAATTGTTATAGACGCCAAATTTCAACTGACGACCAAACGCTTTATAAAACTTCTCGTACTTGCCACGGTCATTACGCAACATCTTTAATAATTCTTGTTTAATCTTACGGGTTAGATTTTTTTCAATTAAGCTGAGTTGGCGATCATGCTGAAGCATCTCACGTGAGATATTCAATGATAGATCCTCTGAATCAACCAAACCCTTCACAAAGCTAAAGTGATCTGGCAGTAGTTCAGATGCCTTATTCATAATTAAAACACCATTTGAATATAACTCTAAGCCCTTCTCATATTCTGCTGAATAATAATTGAATGGGGCCGTTTCAGGGATATATAAAATCGCTTGATAACGAATATTACCATCCACACTAATATGAATATGTGTTAGTGGCTGATCAAATCCATAATGCTTCTCTTCATAAAACTTCACATAATCTTCATCAGTTAATTCTGTCTTGTTCTTTTTCCAAATTGGCACCATACTATTGATTGTTTTTTCTTCGATAACTGTTTCATACTCGTCTTTTGATCCTTCTTTAAGCTTTTGTTCACTCATTTCCATCTTAATTGGATAACGAATAAAATCCGAATACTTTTTAATAATTGATTGCAGACGATATGTTTCTAAATATTGATCGTAATCTTCGTCTTCTTCATTTTCTTTAATAGTTAAAATAATCGTCGTACCAACCGTTTCTTTATCACATGGCTCAATCGTATACCCTTCTGCTCCTTCAGAATACCACTGGTATGCTTGATCTGCGCCATGAGCTTTAGATTTGACAGTTACACTATCCGCTACCATAAATGCAGCATAAAAACCAACACCAAATTGACCAATAATATCATGACCATCTTTAATCTCATTTTCATTTTTAAATGCTAATGAACCACTTTTAGCAATAACACCTAAATTAGTTGCTAATTCTTCTTTCGTCATACCAATTCCAGTATCAGTTATTGTTAATTGACGTTTTTCTTTATCAACGTCTATTTTTATGTAATAGTCACTTTGGTTAAATGTAATTGAATCATCAGTTAAAGCTTTGTAATACATCTTGTCAATTGCATCACTTGCGTTAGAGATTAGTTCTCTTAAGAAAACTTCTCTTTTAGAGTAAATTGAATTAATCATCAAGTCTAATAGTCGTTTTGATTCTGCTTCAAATTGTTGCATTACCATATCTATCTCCTCTTTCAAAATTCATTGATTAGCACTTGAAGGCCTAGAGTGCTAACATATATTTTTTATCATAGAATTACAGTGATGTCAATTGAAGTGATAATCCGACAAGATGATGATATTTTCAAAATAAAAACACTAGCTATATGCTAGTGTTAAGCTTAGTAATAATAAGATGTTATAAATCTATAATAACTAGTTTTGTTTTACCTTTAATGCTTGATACTTTATCATTAATGAGTCAAACCATGCTTTATCATTAGTTAATAAGGCAAGGTCTATTAACTGTTTAATTTCAGCTACACTAAATTGTTCATTTTCCTGATCTACAGTTACTTTATTTAATTCTACTTGGATACTTTGACCAGAAAGGAA
This window contains:
- a CDS encoding hydroxymethylglutaryl-CoA synthase, which gives rise to MKIGIDKIGFYTPAMYIDTGDLAEARGVEPGKFKVGIGQEKMAVAPKTQDSVTLAANAALRILTQDDIDKIDYVIFATETGVDHSKAAGIFAHDLLGLKKSARSIEIKQACYSATAGIQIAKGHVALNPDSRVLVLASDISRYGLNTGGEITQGAGAVAMVIARDPKLMTIESPSVYQTDDAMDFWRPLYSDTAYVQGKFSVIQYINFFKELFAQYQEKTQTSLKDFEALVFHTPYTKMGLKALQAVLEDADEADKKRLLDYYEVAKHYNAIVGNIYTGSLYLNLISLLEQNNSLEDGATIGLFSYGSGSVGEFFTGVLQPDYRNHLLTEQHVQMLEDRKQISIDRYEKVFMDTIPNGIGDIELDIEADPAPICLAGIKDHMRQYVNKNHL
- a CDS encoding acetyl-CoA C-acetyltransferase — its product is MEEIVIVSAVRTPIGKFGGALKDISARQLGAIVVKEAIKRAKLDPSDIDQGIFGQVLQAGSGQNVARQILVDADVPYSKPAMTINEVCGSGLKAIILGSQQIQLNQAEIVVVGGVESMSNAPHILPNYRFTKELEQKNLIDSMIHDGLTDAFSHMHMGITAENVAKKYNVTREEQDQFALNSQHKAQRAQETGKFKDEIVPVPVISETGDEVLFDQDEHIRKDVKIEDLAKLRTPFLEGGTVTAGNASGINDGAAALILMKKSTAEKRGLNYFATIKDYAEIGMDPSLMGYSPYLSINKLVEKAQIDLNQVDLFEINEAFAAQSIPVVRDLGIDPNKVNVNGGGIALGHPIGASGARIVVTLLHEMNKTDGKLGIASLCVGGGIGVSMLVER
- a CDS encoding methylated-DNA--[protein]-cysteine S-methyltransferase, whose product is MSQTMIHYTTINIQDYQLTLYKTKHGLTLIETDIDRANHFADNWFKKRFNHFQLIQNDQLFVAETEQLVKYFAGELKTFDFAIDQKGTDFQKNVWRYLQDIPYGETLSYSELAQRMNRPTATRAVSRAIGQNPLLIVVPCHRVIGKNNKLTGFRSGLALKQALLNIEKSDHEKS
- a CDS encoding chromate transporter, with translation MIYLQLFYEFFKAGLFAVGGGLATLPFLYDMSDRMGWFSHEQLADMIAISESTPGAIGINMATYTGHLTAGYFGGIIATLGLVTPSIIIILIIARFLTRFRDNHIVDAAFYGLRPASTALIAAAGFSVVWIDLFDFNQLREFNDWVGFVNWKALVLAIVIFLLMRYKRIKHLHPIFFIALSAIIGIVFKFAQ
- a CDS encoding chromate transporter is translated as MLKIYLDLFLTFSRVGLLTFGGGYAMLPILQKEVVEAKKWATEEEMIDYFAIGQTTPGIIAVNTATFIGQKQRGVLGGIIATLGLVFPSYIIITLIAMFMRNFSDSTVIQNAFAGIRVSVYILILNAVLKLWKSSVVDKVGLLIFLLVFSLSIFTTWSPALFVVMAGVLGVIAKWQERRLEK
- a CDS encoding YndM family protein; the encoded protein is MAHIKLLSIKYAATLILLYLVLGIAYGISISQIIFVSLISLLIYYVGDIIILGRTNNFIATMFDLVANFVLIFSMLGLIKFGGDQLIAAFISTIVLSFYEIFFHFYVVDELNLRQDNIFTSSYDYLTEFSSEFDPIFDDIDDFF
- the htpG gene encoding molecular chaperone HtpG; its protein translation is MVMQQFEAESKRLLDLMINSIYSKREVFLRELISNASDAIDKMYYKALTDDSITFNQSDYYIKIDVDKEKRQLTITDTGIGMTKEELATNLGVIAKSGSLAFKNENEIKDGHDIIGQFGVGFYAAFMVADSVTVKSKAHGADQAYQWYSEGAEGYTIEPCDKETVGTTIILTIKENEEDEDYDQYLETYRLQSIIKKYSDFIRYPIKMEMSEQKLKEGSKDEYETVIEEKTINSMVPIWKKNKTELTDEDYVKFYEEKHYGFDQPLTHIHISVDGNIRYQAILYIPETAPFNYYSAEYEKGLELYSNGVLIMNKASELLPDHFSFVKGLVDSEDLSLNISREMLQHDRQLSLIEKNLTRKIKQELLKMLRNDRGKYEKFYKAFGRQLKFGVYNNFGQNKDDLQDLLLFYSSTEKKLVSLAEYVERMKEGQEVIYYATGETNARIERLPQTEMVQEKGFEILYLTEDIDEFAIKMLNEYKGKTFKSVSSGDLDLNDEQDEKEEKLTDEEKNLFDQMKEVLKDKVTDVRRSKRLKSHPVCLTNEGEISIEMEKVLSMMPDNQGIKANKILEINTNHDIFESLKLAFNKDNQKFEKLTNILYNQALLIEGLPIEDPLSYTNDIWEVLK
- a CDS encoding IDEAL domain-containing protein, encoding MSPQEYKKVMVGDWVKLKSSKGELIHGYVEKTIDNNEVVQLRVVTSDNQFLSGQSIQVELNKVTVDQENEQFSVAEIKQLIDLALLTNDKAWFDSLMIKYQALKVKQN